The following proteins are encoded in a genomic region of Actinomadura sp. NAK00032:
- a CDS encoding MCE family protein, translating to MSTRVRYRMLGISMVIVIALLLALTVALYNKAFTPVTEVSVKTERAGLQLLPHSDVKVRGLIVGEVRGTDATSDGAVLHLALDPGKAKLIPRNVQARLLPKTLFGEKYVDLQIPAQAGPAGLREGQVIQQDRSQTAVEIDKVLNDLLPLLQAVKPAELNATLNALATALQGRGDQLGENFEQADSLLKKINPQLGTLVHDLNGLADVSDIYAQAAPDLLQTLRNINVTSRTVTSKKATIEQLIPATTALAQDGDAFMRHNGPKIIGVNIANRDVASLVARYSPSLPCVFAGLMKLKPEAERVAGGGGSKTFNLTIEIVKPRPGYKNPLDRPEAKDRRNPRCYGLPNPKTPFPDYLALDGTQDDLWWKNPDDPNGGGANRGRALSNVFVDTGSLTPEQQLKSVLGPLTRTPADELSDVSQLMFGPLLGDGSVVTIK from the coding sequence ATGAGCACCCGTGTGCGTTACCGCATGCTCGGCATCTCGATGGTCATCGTGATCGCCCTGCTGCTGGCGCTGACCGTGGCCCTGTACAACAAGGCGTTCACGCCCGTCACCGAGGTGTCGGTGAAGACCGAGCGGGCCGGGCTGCAACTGCTGCCGCACTCGGACGTGAAGGTCCGCGGCCTGATCGTCGGCGAGGTCCGCGGCACCGACGCGACCTCCGACGGCGCCGTGCTGCACCTCGCGCTCGACCCGGGCAAGGCGAAGCTGATCCCGCGCAACGTGCAGGCGCGGCTGCTGCCGAAGACGCTGTTCGGCGAGAAGTACGTCGACCTGCAGATCCCGGCGCAGGCGGGCCCGGCCGGGCTGCGCGAGGGCCAGGTCATCCAGCAGGACCGCTCGCAGACCGCCGTCGAGATCGACAAGGTGCTGAACGACCTGCTGCCGCTGCTGCAGGCGGTGAAGCCGGCGGAGCTGAACGCGACGCTGAACGCGCTCGCCACCGCGCTGCAGGGCCGCGGCGACCAGCTCGGCGAGAACTTCGAGCAGGCCGACTCGCTGCTGAAGAAGATCAACCCGCAGCTCGGCACCCTGGTGCACGACCTGAACGGGCTGGCGGACGTGTCCGACATCTACGCCCAGGCGGCGCCCGACCTGCTGCAGACGCTGCGCAACATCAACGTGACCAGCCGCACGGTCACCTCGAAGAAGGCGACCATCGAGCAGCTGATCCCGGCGACGACCGCGCTCGCGCAGGACGGCGACGCGTTCATGCGGCACAACGGCCCGAAGATCATCGGCGTGAACATCGCGAACCGGGACGTGGCGAGCCTCGTCGCCCGGTACTCGCCGTCGCTGCCGTGCGTGTTCGCCGGGCTGATGAAGCTGAAGCCGGAGGCCGAGCGGGTGGCCGGCGGGGGCGGGTCCAAGACCTTCAACCTGACGATCGAGATCGTCAAGCCGCGGCCGGGCTACAAGAACCCCCTCGACCGGCCGGAGGCCAAGGACCGGCGCAACCCGCGCTGCTACGGCCTGCCGAACCCGAAGACGCCGTTCCCGGACTACCTGGCCCTGGACGGCACGCAGGACGACCTGTGGTGGAAGAACCCCGACGACCCGAACGGCGGTGGCGCGAACCGCGGCCGGGCGCTGTCCAACGTGTTCGTCGACACGGGTTCGCTGACCCCCGAGCAGCAGCTCAAGAGCGTCCTCGGACCGCTGACGCGGACCCCCGCCGATGAGCTGTCGGACGTGTCGCAGCTGATGTTCGGGCCGCTGCTGGGCGACGGATCGGTGGTGACGATCAAGTGA
- a CDS encoding ABC transporter permease, producing the protein MSTPQQPEIGAGRREGKSGGGSSVTFRKIGDGAANVVVKEPGRFFALCLDTARATFQWPFQWREFIQQAWFIVSVTVVPTMLVAIPFGGVLSLQVGGLIRQLGAQSYTGATAVVAIVREASPLVTSLLVAGAAGSAMCADIGSRKIREEIDAMEVLGINPLHRLVVPRMFACAFVALFLNGLVSVVGLMGGYFFNVMLQGGTPGAYLASFNAIAQLPDLLQAEFKAFVFGITAGLVAAYKGLNAKGGPKGVGDAVNQTVVITFMLLFLENFLISTLYFQFVPSKGM; encoded by the coding sequence ATGTCCACTCCTCAACAGCCGGAGATCGGCGCGGGCCGGCGAGAGGGGAAGAGCGGCGGCGGTTCGTCGGTGACGTTCCGCAAGATCGGGGACGGCGCGGCCAACGTGGTCGTCAAGGAGCCCGGGCGGTTCTTCGCCCTGTGCCTTGACACCGCGCGTGCGACGTTCCAGTGGCCGTTCCAGTGGCGCGAGTTCATCCAGCAGGCCTGGTTCATCGTCAGCGTCACCGTCGTCCCCACCATGCTGGTCGCCATCCCGTTCGGCGGCGTGCTGTCGTTGCAGGTCGGCGGATTGATCCGGCAGCTCGGCGCGCAGTCCTACACCGGCGCGACCGCGGTCGTCGCGATCGTCCGGGAGGCCAGCCCGCTGGTCACCTCACTGCTGGTCGCGGGCGCCGCCGGGTCGGCGATGTGCGCCGACATCGGGTCGCGGAAGATCCGTGAGGAGATCGACGCCATGGAGGTGCTGGGGATCAATCCCCTGCACCGCCTGGTGGTCCCGCGGATGTTCGCCTGCGCGTTCGTCGCGCTGTTCCTGAACGGCCTGGTGTCGGTGGTCGGCCTGATGGGCGGCTACTTCTTCAACGTCATGCTGCAGGGCGGCACGCCCGGCGCCTACCTGGCGTCCTTCAACGCGATCGCGCAACTGCCAGACCTGCTGCAAGCCGAGTTCAAGGCATTCGTGTTCGGCATTACCGCCGGCCTGGTCGCCGCCTATAAGGGGCTGAATGCCAAGGGCGGGCCCAAGGGCGTCGGCGACGCGGTCAACCAGACCGTCGTCATCACGTTCATGCTGCTGTTCCTGGAGAACTTCCTGATCTCCACGCTGTACTTCCAGTTCGTCCCGTCGAAGGGGATGTGA
- the rplL gene encoding 50S ribosomal protein L7/L12: MAKLSTDELLDAFKEMTLLELSEFVKQFEDVFDVKAAAPVAAVAAAPGAPAAGGEEAAVQDEFDVILEGAGDKKIQVIKEVRTLTSLGLKEAKDLVDGAPKPLLEKVNKETADKAKEALEKAGATVTVK, from the coding sequence ATGGCGAAGCTCAGCACCGACGAGCTGCTCGACGCTTTCAAGGAGATGACCCTTCTCGAGCTCTCCGAGTTCGTGAAGCAGTTCGAGGACGTCTTCGACGTCAAGGCCGCCGCGCCGGTCGCGGCCGTGGCCGCCGCCCCGGGCGCCCCCGCCGCCGGCGGCGAGGAGGCCGCCGTCCAGGACGAGTTCGACGTCATCCTCGAGGGCGCCGGCGACAAGAAGATCCAGGTCATCAAGGAGGTTCGCACCCTGACGAGCCTCGGCCTCAAGGAGGCCAAGGACCTGGTCGACGGCGCGCCGAAGCCGCTGCTGGAGAAGGTCAACAAGGAGACCGCCGACAAGGCCAAGGAGGCCCTGGAGAAGGCCGGCGCCACGGTCACCGTCAAGTAA
- a CDS encoding MCE family protein: MILKRGVIVQLIAFAVITVVGVVIVSVNYIGIGRDLLGKQYVAYVDLTDSGGVFTNAEVTYRGVPVGRVGPIELTKDGIRVKLLLDRGERIPRDGTKAVVANRSAVGEQYIDLEPTKKTGPYLDEGDAYTIPRDRTTLPVSTAELLRNVDGLVGSVNTKDLGIIVDELDKAFSGSAEDLQSILDDTDRLLKTAEQAYPDTKRLLDNSVTVLDTQRGQAANIRGFARNLNELTTSLRKDDPALRKTIDNVPGAVSETHKAINQLAPTLPTLLANLTTTGQIISSRQAGLRSLFILYPVTVAGAFTVTPGDGTQHLGLALNIDAPPACTEGYEKVKHRWPQDTSPKKPRVDAGCKAPSDAPTAVRGARNFPKDEILPYPKVPEGATTGAGFPEGGAYGTREDGKTQAKGGDDAKTKAAAATPTGQLSDGRLILSYPSDSVEFAGYDPTTGAVYGPDGKRYVMPRSAGTRQLGEESSWKWLLLGPLSQ; this comes from the coding sequence ATGATCCTCAAGCGCGGCGTGATCGTCCAGCTCATCGCGTTCGCCGTCATCACGGTGGTCGGCGTGGTGATCGTCTCGGTGAACTACATCGGCATCGGCCGCGACCTGCTCGGCAAGCAGTACGTCGCCTACGTCGACCTCACCGACTCCGGCGGCGTGTTCACCAACGCCGAGGTCACCTACCGGGGCGTCCCGGTCGGACGGGTCGGGCCGATCGAGCTGACCAAGGACGGCATCCGCGTCAAGCTGCTGCTCGACCGCGGCGAGCGGATCCCGCGCGACGGCACCAAGGCCGTCGTGGCGAACCGGTCCGCGGTAGGCGAGCAGTACATCGACCTGGAGCCCACCAAGAAGACCGGGCCCTACCTCGACGAGGGCGACGCCTACACCATCCCCAGGGACCGCACCACGCTCCCGGTGTCCACCGCCGAACTCCTGCGCAACGTCGACGGGCTCGTCGGCTCGGTCAACACCAAGGACCTCGGCATCATCGTGGACGAACTGGACAAGGCGTTCTCCGGCTCCGCCGAGGACCTCCAGTCGATCCTGGACGACACCGACCGGCTGCTGAAGACCGCGGAGCAGGCCTACCCCGACACCAAGCGGCTCCTGGACAACAGCGTCACCGTCCTGGACACCCAGCGCGGCCAGGCCGCGAACATCCGCGGCTTCGCCCGCAACCTGAACGAGCTCACCACGTCCCTCCGCAAGGACGACCCGGCGCTGCGCAAGACCATCGACAACGTGCCGGGCGCCGTCAGCGAGACGCACAAGGCCATCAACCAGCTGGCTCCGACGCTGCCCACCCTCCTGGCGAACCTCACCACCACCGGGCAGATCATCTCGTCCCGCCAGGCCGGCCTCCGGTCGCTGTTCATCCTGTACCCGGTGACGGTCGCCGGCGCGTTCACCGTGACGCCCGGCGACGGCACCCAGCACCTCGGGCTCGCGCTGAACATCGACGCGCCGCCCGCGTGCACCGAGGGCTACGAGAAGGTCAAGCACCGCTGGCCCCAGGACACGTCCCCGAAGAAGCCCCGCGTGGACGCCGGCTGCAAGGCCCCGTCCGACGCGCCCACCGCCGTCCGCGGCGCCCGCAACTTCCCGAAGGACGAGATCCTGCCGTACCCGAAGGTCCCGGAGGGCGCCACCACCGGCGCCGGCTTCCCCGAGGGCGGCGCGTACGGTACCCGCGAGGACGGGAAGACGCAGGCCAAGGGCGGCGACGACGCCAAGACCAAGGCCGCGGCGGCGACCCCGACGGGGCAGCTCTCCGATGGCCGGCTGATCCTCTCGTATCCGTCGGATTCAGTGGAATTCGCTGGATACGATCCAACGACCGGTGCGGTCTACGGGCCCGACGGCAAGCGATACGTGATGCCGCGCAGCGCCGGAACCCGTCAGTTGGGAGAAGAATCCTCGTGGAAGTGGCTCCTGCTCGGACCGTTGAGCCAGTGA
- a CDS encoding MCE family protein: MSRTRPMRRARLLGAAALAATTVLSGCSFNGVASLPLPGGPDLGSHPITVKIEFANVLDLVPQSAVKVNDVSVGKVEDIKLAGAPGSTGQGRTGWHALVTIKMRGDVKLPDNAIATVSQTSLLGEKFVQIEPPKDQSPSGTLASGDLIPLNRTSRGTEIEEVLSAMSLLLNGGGLEQVSTISHELQAAMSGRETTIRSVLERVNTFAGTLDRNRAAITRALDSIDRLTGKLADERKTIRDTIDETGPAITVLDRNRADLTKMLVALNKLSRTTTNVIDRSKADLLANLRNLDTILRNLNKAGNDLPRSLESLITFPFPATFENVIEGDYGNVRLTVDLDFESIARNLLGGTDLEGLLGSGKQMRSMLQVPNVTLPDSPLGVLPQAPGGGLPGLPGRPTPKQTPKKTPTPQRTGALAPDDGGLRTLMTGGLS; the protein is encoded by the coding sequence ATGAGCAGGACACGGCCGATGCGCCGCGCCCGCCTGCTGGGCGCCGCCGCGCTCGCCGCGACGACGGTCCTGTCGGGCTGCTCGTTCAACGGCGTGGCGTCGCTGCCGCTGCCCGGCGGCCCCGACCTCGGCTCCCACCCCATCACCGTCAAGATCGAGTTCGCGAACGTGCTGGACCTCGTCCCGCAGTCGGCGGTCAAGGTCAACGACGTCTCGGTGGGCAAGGTGGAGGACATCAAGCTCGCCGGGGCCCCCGGCTCGACCGGACAAGGCCGGACCGGCTGGCACGCCCTGGTCACGATCAAGATGCGCGGCGACGTCAAGCTCCCCGACAACGCGATCGCGACGGTCAGCCAGACGAGCCTCCTCGGCGAGAAGTTCGTGCAGATCGAACCGCCGAAGGACCAGTCGCCGTCCGGCACGCTCGCCTCCGGCGACCTCATCCCGCTGAACCGCACGTCCCGCGGCACCGAGATCGAAGAGGTGCTGTCGGCGATGTCGCTGCTGCTGAACGGCGGCGGGCTGGAGCAGGTCTCCACGATCAGCCACGAGCTGCAGGCCGCGATGAGCGGCCGGGAGACGACGATCAGGTCGGTGCTGGAGCGGGTCAACACCTTCGCCGGGACACTGGACCGCAACCGCGCCGCGATCACCCGGGCGCTGGACAGCATCGACCGGCTCACCGGCAAGCTCGCGGACGAGCGCAAGACGATCCGCGACACCATCGACGAGACGGGTCCCGCGATCACCGTCCTCGACCGCAACCGCGCCGACCTCACCAAGATGCTGGTCGCGCTGAACAAGCTCAGCCGCACCACCACCAACGTGATCGACCGCTCGAAGGCCGACCTGCTGGCGAACCTGCGCAACCTGGACACGATCCTGCGGAACCTCAACAAGGCCGGCAACGACCTGCCGCGGTCGCTGGAGTCGCTGATCACCTTCCCGTTCCCGGCCACGTTCGAGAACGTCATCGAGGGCGACTACGGCAACGTGCGGCTGACCGTCGACCTGGACTTCGAGTCCATCGCCCGCAACCTGCTGGGCGGCACCGACCTCGAAGGGCTGCTGGGCAGCGGCAAGCAGATGCGCAGCATGCTGCAGGTGCCGAACGTGACCCTGCCCGACTCGCCGCTCGGCGTGCTCCCGCAGGCCCCCGGCGGCGGCCTGCCGGGACTCCCCGGCCGGCCGACACCGAAGCAGACGCCGAAGAAGACGCCGACACCGCAGCGGACGGGCGCCCTGGCACCCGATGACGGCGGCCTGCGGACCCTGATGACGGGGGGCCTTTCATGA
- a CDS encoding MCE family protein produces the protein MRNSGTILRLGGAVLAVAVLVAALLLIFQEPEQRRLTAYFTKTVGLYKGADVRILGIPVGEVTSVEPVGDAVKVELKYDAKYKVPANAQAVIINQTLVADRYIQLTPVYKNGAVLADGATLTTSRTAVPVEVDEVGGSLNDLTKALGPQGANAPGADGQQGSLSRLLQVGAANLEGQGDDIRQTIADASKALSTLSTDRGDVAATIKNLRVITDAMKANDQQIKSFSGHLNGVSAQLAGEKEELSAALNTLAPTLRNVQRFVKDNRGELSANVRQLAQITGVLVKEKDALAEILTAGPLAVNNLARAYDPISGTIHTRDNFRQFHDLADWICSLAYSVGTPAKECLDFVEPYNGIGKALTGFSLDLSWITALTTHYDPVPIPPDAYGPGGRTSKTGKTSKTNKTATRKQPAGDLSALLPGGGR, from the coding sequence GTGCGTAACTCAGGAACCATCCTCCGTCTCGGCGGCGCGGTCCTCGCCGTCGCGGTGCTGGTGGCCGCGCTCCTGCTGATCTTCCAGGAGCCGGAGCAGCGCCGCCTCACGGCGTACTTCACCAAGACCGTCGGCCTCTACAAGGGCGCGGACGTCCGCATCCTCGGCATCCCGGTCGGGGAGGTCACCAGCGTCGAGCCGGTCGGCGACGCGGTGAAGGTCGAACTGAAGTACGACGCCAAGTACAAGGTCCCCGCGAACGCGCAGGCCGTCATCATCAACCAGACGCTCGTCGCCGACCGCTACATCCAGCTGACGCCCGTCTACAAGAACGGCGCCGTCCTCGCCGACGGCGCGACGCTGACCACGAGCCGCACCGCCGTCCCGGTCGAGGTGGACGAGGTCGGCGGCAGCCTGAACGACCTCACCAAGGCCCTCGGCCCGCAGGGCGCGAACGCGCCGGGCGCGGACGGCCAGCAGGGGTCGCTGTCGCGGCTGCTGCAGGTCGGCGCCGCGAACCTGGAGGGGCAGGGCGACGACATCCGGCAGACGATCGCGGACGCGTCCAAGGCGCTCAGCACGCTGAGCACCGACCGCGGCGACGTCGCCGCGACGATCAAGAACCTGCGGGTCATCACCGACGCGATGAAGGCCAACGACCAGCAGATCAAGTCGTTCAGCGGGCACCTCAACGGGGTGTCGGCGCAGCTCGCGGGGGAGAAGGAGGAGCTGAGCGCGGCCCTCAACACCCTCGCCCCGACGCTGCGGAACGTGCAGCGGTTCGTGAAGGACAACCGCGGCGAGCTGTCCGCGAACGTCCGGCAGCTCGCCCAGATCACCGGGGTGCTGGTGAAGGAGAAGGACGCGCTCGCCGAGATCCTCACCGCCGGCCCGCTGGCCGTCAACAACCTGGCCCGCGCCTACGACCCGATCAGCGGCACCATCCACACCCGCGACAACTTCCGCCAGTTCCACGACCTGGCCGACTGGATCTGCTCGCTGGCGTACTCGGTGGGCACGCCCGCCAAGGAGTGCCTCGACTTCGTCGAGCCCTACAACGGCATCGGCAAGGCGCTGACCGGCTTCAGCCTGGACCTGTCCTGGATCACCGCGCTGACCACGCACTACGACCCGGTCCCGATCCCGCCGGACGCCTACGGCCCCGGTGGCCGGACGAGCAAGACCGGCAAGACGAGCAAGACGAACAAGACCGCGACGCGCAAGCAGCCCGCCGGAGACCTCAGCGCGCTGCTGCCGGGAGGTGGCCGATGA
- a CDS encoding ABC transporter ATP-binding protein, giving the protein MGVEIRVEGLTKSFGRQVIWQDVSLTIPAGEISVLLGPSGTGKSVFLKSLVGLLKPDRGHIWIGDRDLPYLPESQLYETRKLFGVLFQDGALFGSMNLFDNIAFPLREHTKKSESEVKRIVLEKMEMVGLLGAEHKLPGEISGGMKKRAGLARALVLDPEILLVDEPDSGLDPVRTAFLNQVFIDLNAQIGATFLIVTHDINTARTVPDNIGLLYQRNLAMFGPREMLLSSEEPVVRQFLNASKVGPIGMSEEKDASELEAEAKMGLDSGKLPPIPPQQMASNGLLRAGMHAPGAWCAAHGVTPPPGSFIDDLGRNWVEEWPRYVASMTPVGAPAAGGPGGPPPGPPPGGPAGPGGQFPGNPPPGRHAGGAGY; this is encoded by the coding sequence GTGGGCGTCGAGATCAGAGTCGAGGGCCTGACCAAGTCCTTTGGCCGCCAGGTGATCTGGCAGGACGTGTCGCTGACCATTCCCGCAGGTGAGATCTCCGTTCTTCTGGGCCCGTCCGGTACCGGCAAGTCGGTGTTCCTGAAGTCCCTCGTCGGGCTGCTCAAGCCCGACCGCGGGCACATCTGGATCGGCGACAGGGACCTGCCCTACCTGCCCGAGTCCCAGCTCTACGAGACCCGCAAGCTGTTCGGCGTCCTGTTCCAGGACGGCGCGCTGTTCGGCTCGATGAACCTGTTCGACAACATCGCCTTCCCGCTGCGCGAGCACACCAAGAAGTCCGAGTCCGAGGTCAAGCGCATCGTCCTCGAGAAGATGGAGATGGTCGGCCTCCTCGGCGCCGAGCACAAGCTGCCCGGCGAGATCTCCGGCGGTATGAAAAAGCGCGCCGGCCTCGCCCGCGCGCTCGTGCTGGACCCCGAGATCCTCCTGGTGGACGAGCCGGACTCCGGCCTCGACCCGGTCCGCACCGCGTTCCTGAACCAGGTGTTCATCGACCTGAACGCGCAGATCGGCGCGACGTTCCTCATCGTCACCCACGACATCAACACGGCCCGTACCGTCCCGGACAACATCGGGCTGCTGTACCAGCGCAACCTCGCCATGTTCGGCCCCCGGGAGATGCTGCTGTCCAGCGAGGAGCCGGTCGTCCGGCAGTTCCTCAACGCCAGCAAGGTCGGCCCGATCGGCATGTCGGAGGAGAAGGACGCCTCCGAGCTGGAGGCCGAGGCCAAGATGGGACTCGACTCGGGCAAGCTGCCGCCCATCCCGCCGCAGCAGATGGCGAGCAACGGGTTGCTGCGCGCCGGCATGCACGCGCCCGGCGCGTGGTGCGCCGCGCACGGCGTCACGCCGCCGCCCGGCTCCTTCATCGACGACCTCGGCCGCAACTGGGTGGAGGAGTGGCCGCGGTACGTGGCGTCCATGACGCCCGTCGGCGCCCCCGCCGCGGGCGGCCCCGGCGGTCCGCCGCCCGGCCCGCCGCCCGGTGGCCCCGCCGGCCCCGGCGGCCAGTTCCCGGGTAACCCGCCGCCTGGACGTCATGCAGGTGGTGCAGGGTACTGA
- a CDS encoding MCE family protein, which yields MKTTSAAIKLLTFVVITSVATGVLAMTISNMRFKETREYKAVFSDVTGLLDNDDVRIAGVRVGQIEGIRLYKGDKAEVTFSVEQDGPLKAGIPTSTQAQIRYRNLMGQRYLALTDGAGQANAYLKPGGTIPISQTKPALDLTTLFNGFRPLFRALEPKDVNTLAMQIVKVLQGEGGTINSLLAHVASLTNTLADRDKVIGQVVANLNTVLGTIDQRHQQVDQMVRDLRSFVSGVSGDRKAIFDSVAAINDLTGTTQSLLSDARPDIKDDIAGLRKLAGTFAANEKALDGGLKRSPKRLEGLVNISSYGSWFNMYICGLDARVRLPGGPVYQTPAIVNENARCK from the coding sequence GTGAAGACGACGAGCGCGGCGATCAAGCTGCTGACCTTCGTGGTCATCACCTCGGTGGCCACCGGCGTGCTGGCGATGACCATCTCCAACATGCGCTTCAAGGAGACCCGCGAGTACAAGGCGGTCTTCTCGGACGTGACCGGGCTGCTGGACAACGACGACGTCCGCATCGCGGGCGTCCGCGTCGGCCAGATCGAGGGCATCAGGCTCTACAAGGGCGACAAGGCCGAGGTGACGTTCAGCGTCGAGCAGGACGGCCCGCTCAAGGCGGGGATCCCCACGTCCACGCAGGCGCAGATCCGCTACCGCAACCTGATGGGCCAGCGGTACCTCGCGCTGACCGACGGCGCCGGCCAGGCCAACGCCTACCTCAAGCCGGGCGGGACGATCCCGATCTCCCAGACCAAGCCGGCGCTGGACCTCACCACGCTGTTCAACGGGTTCCGGCCGCTGTTCCGCGCGCTGGAGCCGAAGGACGTCAACACGCTGGCGATGCAGATCGTCAAGGTGCTGCAGGGCGAGGGCGGGACGATCAACAGCCTGCTCGCGCACGTCGCGTCGCTGACCAACACGCTCGCCGACCGCGACAAGGTCATCGGCCAGGTGGTCGCCAACCTCAACACGGTGCTCGGCACCATCGACCAGCGGCACCAGCAGGTCGACCAGATGGTGCGCGACCTGCGCAGCTTCGTCAGCGGCGTCTCCGGTGACCGCAAGGCGATCTTCGACTCGGTCGCGGCGATCAACGACCTCACCGGCACCACCCAGAGCCTGCTGTCGGACGCCCGCCCGGACATCAAGGACGACATCGCCGGGCTGCGCAAGCTCGCCGGCACGTTCGCGGCCAACGAGAAGGCCCTGGACGGCGGGCTGAAGCGGTCGCCGAAGCGGCTGGAGGGGCTGGTGAACATCTCCTCCTACGGCTCCTGGTTCAACATGTACATCTGCGGTCTCGACGCGCGGGTGCGGCTGCCGGGCGGACCGGTCTACCAGACGCCGGCGATCGTGAACGAGAACGCGAGGTGCAAGTAG
- a CDS encoding ABC transporter permease produces the protein MSFYARAFAWVFRVLRRYRTEVLRLLAEVSLGTGGLAVIGGSVVIVGFMTFFTGSQVGLQGYESLNQIGTAAFTGFVASYFNTREIAPLVSALALSATVGCGFTAQLGAMRISDEIDALEVMAVPSMPFLVTTRMLAGMIAVVPLYIVGLLASYGATRVIVTVFYGQSTGTYDHYFHLFLPPNDILWSFGKVIIFAVLVMLIHCYYGYHASGGPAGVGVAVGRAVRTSIVVINVADLLLGMAIWGTTTSVRIAG, from the coding sequence ATGTCGTTCTACGCCCGCGCCTTCGCGTGGGTGTTCCGGGTGCTGCGCCGCTACCGCACCGAGGTGCTGCGGCTGCTGGCCGAGGTGAGCCTCGGCACCGGCGGCCTCGCGGTGATCGGCGGCTCGGTGGTGATCGTCGGGTTCATGACGTTCTTCACCGGCAGCCAGGTCGGCCTCCAGGGCTATGAGTCGCTGAACCAGATCGGCACGGCCGCGTTCACCGGGTTCGTCGCGTCCTACTTCAACACCCGCGAGATCGCCCCGCTGGTGTCGGCGCTGGCGCTGTCGGCGACGGTCGGCTGCGGCTTCACCGCGCAGCTCGGCGCGATGCGGATCTCCGACGAGATCGACGCGCTGGAGGTCATGGCCGTCCCGTCGATGCCGTTCCTCGTCACGACCCGGATGCTGGCCGGGATGATCGCGGTCGTCCCGCTGTACATCGTGGGCCTGCTCGCCTCCTACGGCGCGACGCGGGTGATCGTGACGGTGTTCTACGGGCAGTCGACCGGCACCTACGACCACTACTTCCATCTGTTCCTACCGCCGAACGACATCCTGTGGTCGTTCGGCAAAGTGATCATATTCGCGGTGCTGGTGATGCTGATCCACTGCTACTACGGCTACCACGCGTCCGGCGGCCCGGCGGGCGTCGGCGTCGCGGTGGGCCGCGCGGTGCGCACCAGCATCGTCGTGATCAACGTGGCGGACCTGCTGCTCGGCATGGCGATCTGGGGTACCACCACGTCCGTTCGGATTGCGGGGTGA
- a CDS encoding MCE family protein: protein MRIPFRERNPVPIGLSAFAIIAVLLLLVMNLESIPLISGGRTHTASFKEAAGLKADEEVRIAGVKVGKVTALDLDGDHVKVTFRVDDGVRLGARTEAGIKIKTILGAHYLELTPRGKGKLGRNIPIERTHTPFEVVPAISELSQRVGAIDVKQVAKSFDVLSDTFKNSPEEVRASLQGLRRLSNTVASRDEELHELAGKAKDVSQLLADRNQDFAKLVQDGDKVLQAVQARRAVIHQLLINTVTLSQQVNALIKENEKQLRPMLDNLAKVNKILLRNQGNLDRILQLFAPFARQFSDVTGTGRWFDSWIQNLIPIPASIQDAPKTGGTTTKKQGGQNGNQTGNSSDNPLPFLP, encoded by the coding sequence ATGAGGATCCCGTTCCGGGAGCGCAACCCGGTCCCCATCGGCCTCTCCGCGTTCGCGATCATCGCCGTCCTGCTGCTGCTGGTGATGAACCTGGAGAGCATCCCGCTCATCTCCGGCGGCAGGACCCACACGGCCTCCTTCAAGGAGGCGGCCGGGCTCAAGGCCGACGAGGAGGTCCGCATCGCGGGCGTCAAGGTCGGCAAGGTCACCGCGCTCGACCTGGACGGCGACCACGTCAAGGTCACCTTCCGGGTGGACGACGGCGTGAGGCTCGGCGCGCGCACCGAGGCCGGCATCAAGATCAAGACGATCCTCGGCGCGCACTACCTGGAGCTCACCCCGCGCGGGAAGGGCAAGCTCGGCCGCAACATCCCGATCGAGCGGACGCACACCCCGTTCGAGGTCGTCCCGGCGATCAGCGAGCTGAGCCAGCGGGTCGGCGCGATCGACGTCAAGCAGGTCGCGAAGTCGTTCGACGTGCTGTCGGACACGTTCAAGAACTCGCCGGAGGAGGTCCGGGCGTCGCTGCAGGGCCTGCGGCGGCTGTCCAACACGGTCGCGTCCCGCGACGAGGAGCTGCACGAGCTGGCCGGCAAGGCCAAGGACGTCTCGCAGTTGCTCGCCGACCGCAACCAGGACTTCGCCAAGCTCGTCCAGGACGGCGACAAGGTCCTCCAGGCGGTGCAGGCGCGGCGCGCCGTGATCCACCAGCTGCTGATCAACACGGTCACGCTGTCCCAGCAGGTGAACGCGCTGATCAAGGAGAACGAGAAGCAGCTGCGGCCGATGCTGGACAACCTGGCGAAGGTCAACAAGATCCTGCTGCGCAACCAGGGCAACCTGGACCGGATCCTGCAGCTGTTCGCGCCGTTCGCGCGGCAGTTCTCGGACGTCACCGGCACCGGGCGCTGGTTCGACTCCTGGATCCAGAACCTGATCCCGATCCCCGCCTCGATCCAGGACGCCCCGAAGACCGGCGGGACCACGACGAAGAAGCAGGGCGGACAGAACGGCAACCAGACCGGCAACTCCAGCGACAACCCGTTGCCGTTCCTCCCGTGA